The following are encoded in a window of Deltaproteobacteria bacterium genomic DNA:
- a CDS encoding insulinase family protein produces the protein MRPLKKLIAFFFLFLVIAQPQAVLGSSRALNLDVKEFTLKNGMLFLVVERHSTPQVACRLAIRAGSALEDRGKTGIAHLLEHMMFKGTNNFGTLDPERDRRLQEQIEAAYQIIRKEEQKRNPDRSLIRAKKKEMNRLRLEVQKIFVPQAFSSQLARNGAVGVNAFTTKDQTQFKASVPSDMIEQWFSIVSEQIFEPSWREFYVEKEVVQREWAYRYVNNPGGAAWLDLYATAYTAHPYRSPVIGWKSDMEWYSTADAVAFHRKYYNPANAVCVLVGDVTLERARKLAEIYFGRYPAGERAPERVTREPEQEGPRRSVRYLKGARTPLLRIGFHGAAMGTRDFYALDALTMVLSRGRSARLTREIVDKGLAASAWAYNPDNRYGGLVILGGTPNEPEVLKNNKSLPEKERREAYLKACEDLETLLLSQLDRMRTEPVLKRELERIKKLNYRDFLDRMRSNEELAGTLATVEVQIRWRYLLDYLDEISKVTPEDIRRVARKYLVPEKRTTVFVIPGGRPERPPEPYEEVRSLSRPEARKALGPPGDFTNHSRYPTPPGWKHPLSFDRRPEKICYPKAQKAQVGGATLFYLPDHELPLIDIAILVKAGSVDVADSSAGLTQLLEETLVRGGTDRLTPRELAEELDDNAIHLTVSVREEESVIRLSVMKEDWKKGLSLLGEVLTRPRFDSEILDVARNRILTALKRQGGNARAVSSREARIWHFKGHPYGRDPLLALKTLPRITREDLRRFLETYFTPSNMVVTVAGDIGRERVVKDMEDFLKEFPKNAPPVRKLGTPEETPPVLALIHKPGQVQSQVIMMLPGVRRINPDYWKINLLMDVFGGSDSLLYKRLRDDLGLVYAAAFFETYRWEAGMLMGYIGCKGDKTSRAVEETIRIMESLRSKIPEQDVEQKRLDILNSFVFNVDSPTALVEVYGRYQLRGEPLDTLERIQDVTMKVKREELEGLAKKFLDPSKIQVFVVADKTTPVVDGGGKRVTLEEDLKALAKRLGLPYRELPLR, from the coding sequence ATGCGTCCCTTGAAAAAATTGATCGCTTTCTTTTTCCTGTTCCTGGTAATCGCCCAACCGCAGGCCGTCCTGGGATCTTCCCGGGCCTTGAACCTTGATGTCAAGGAATTCACCCTTAAGAACGGAATGCTCTTTCTCGTGGTCGAGAGGCATTCCACCCCCCAGGTCGCCTGCCGCCTGGCGATACGGGCGGGCTCAGCCCTGGAGGACAGGGGAAAGACCGGCATCGCCCACCTGCTGGAACATATGATGTTCAAGGGCACTAACAACTTCGGAACACTGGACCCTGAACGAGACAGAAGACTCCAGGAGCAGATCGAAGCGGCCTACCAGATCATACGTAAAGAGGAACAGAAACGAAACCCGGATCGATCCTTGATCAGGGCCAAGAAGAAAGAGATGAACAGGCTTCGTCTGGAGGTACAGAAGATCTTCGTCCCCCAGGCCTTCTCATCCCAACTGGCCAGAAACGGCGCGGTAGGGGTGAATGCCTTCACGACCAAAGATCAGACACAGTTCAAGGCATCGGTCCCTTCGGATATGATCGAGCAGTGGTTTTCAATAGTGAGCGAGCAGATTTTCGAACCCTCATGGAGGGAGTTTTACGTGGAAAAGGAGGTGGTCCAGAGGGAATGGGCCTACCGTTATGTGAACAACCCCGGCGGGGCCGCCTGGCTGGATCTCTATGCCACGGCCTATACCGCTCACCCTTACCGGAGTCCGGTCATCGGGTGGAAGTCGGACATGGAGTGGTACAGCACCGCCGATGCCGTTGCATTCCACCGTAAATACTACAATCCCGCAAACGCCGTCTGCGTCCTGGTCGGGGACGTGACCCTCGAGAGGGCCCGGAAGCTGGCCGAGATCTACTTCGGGCGTTACCCCGCGGGAGAGCGCGCCCCTGAACGGGTCACCCGGGAACCGGAACAGGAGGGGCCCAGGCGCAGTGTACGTTACTTGAAAGGGGCACGTACACCGCTTCTGAGGATCGGCTTTCACGGAGCCGCCATGGGGACCCGGGATTTTTACGCCCTGGATGCCCTGACCATGGTCCTGAGCCGGGGCCGGAGCGCCCGGCTTACCCGTGAAATCGTGGACAAGGGCCTTGCGGCAAGCGCCTGGGCCTACAATCCGGACAATCGCTACGGCGGCCTGGTGATCCTTGGAGGGACGCCCAACGAACCGGAGGTCCTAAAGAACAACAAATCTCTCCCTGAAAAAGAAAGGCGAGAGGCCTATCTAAAGGCCTGCGAGGACCTTGAAACCCTGCTCCTTTCCCAATTGGATCGGATGCGGACTGAACCGGTTCTCAAACGGGAACTCGAGAGGATCAAGAAACTCAATTACCGGGACTTTCTCGACAGGATGCGAAGCAATGAGGAACTGGCCGGCACCCTGGCCACGGTCGAGGTCCAGATCAGGTGGCGATACCTCCTGGACTACCTGGATGAGATCTCAAAGGTCACCCCTGAAGATATCAGGAGGGTGGCCCGCAAATATTTGGTGCCCGAGAAGAGGACCACTGTATTCGTGATCCCCGGCGGGAGGCCGGAGCGCCCTCCCGAGCCCTATGAAGAGGTGCGTTCCCTCAGTAGGCCCGAAGCGAGGAAAGCATTGGGCCCCCCCGGGGACTTCACCAATCATTCACGCTATCCTACACCGCCTGGTTGGAAACATCCCTTGTCCTTTGACCGCAGGCCGGAGAAGATCTGCTATCCCAAGGCGCAAAAGGCGCAGGTCGGAGGAGCCACCCTCTTTTATTTGCCCGATCACGAGCTTCCCCTGATCGATATCGCCATCCTCGTGAAGGCCGGCTCTGTGGACGTGGCCGATTCCAGTGCGGGCCTCACGCAGCTCTTGGAAGAAACCCTTGTGCGGGGAGGCACTGATAGGTTGACTCCCCGGGAACTGGCCGAAGAATTGGATGACAACGCCATTCACCTAACCGTGTCCGTAAGAGAAGAGGAGAGTGTGATCCGTCTTTCAGTCATGAAGGAAGACTGGAAGAAGGGACTCTCGCTCCTGGGAGAGGTTTTGACCCGTCCGCGGTTCGATTCGGAGATCCTCGATGTGGCCCGGAATCGGATCCTCACTGCCCTCAAGCGCCAGGGCGGAAATGCCCGGGCGGTCTCCAGCCGGGAGGCCAGGATATGGCACTTTAAGGGACATCCCTACGGGCGGGATCCTCTCCTCGCACTAAAGACTCTACCCCGGATTACAAGGGAGGACTTGCGAAGGTTCCTTGAGACCTATTTCACCCCTTCGAACATGGTCGTGACCGTTGCGGGGGATATCGGCAGAGAGAGGGTGGTAAAGGATATGGAAGATTTTCTCAAGGAATTTCCTAAGAATGCCCCGCCCGTCCGGAAATTGGGGACTCCGGAGGAAACCCCGCCCGTGTTGGCTTTGATCCACAAACCGGGCCAGGTCCAGTCCCAGGTCATCATGATGCTCCCGGGGGTCCGGCGCATAAACCCCGATTACTGGAAGATCAACCTGCTCATGGATGTCTTCGGCGGGAGCGATTCCCTCCTGTACAAGCGTCTCAGGGACGATTTGGGGCTGGTTTACGCCGCCGCATTCTTTGAGACCTACCGCTGGGAGGCGGGAATGCTGATGGGTTATATCGGGTGCAAGGGTGACAAGACCTCCAGGGCCGTGGAAGAGACGATAAGAATCATGGAGTCCCTGCGAAGTAAGATCCCGGAGCAGGATGTTGAGCAAAAACGCCTGGATATCCTGAACAGTTTCGTCTTCAACGTAGATTCGCCCACTGCCTTGGTGGAGGTGTACGGCCGATACCAGCTTAGGGGGGAACCGCTCGATACTTTGGAGCGGATCCAGGACGTAACCATGAAAGTGAAAAGGGAGGAGCTCGAGGGACTAGCGAAGAA